From a region of the Thermoanaerobaculia bacterium genome:
- a CDS encoding alpha/beta hydrolase-fold protein, translating to MNIPIRMLRLSLIFLLIFGSIPLLAKNRKEEKTDPLDPASLTFLDVDLENLYQQAMSLYALGRYEAAASAFLAYLQNDIRDSHALYALASCYGRLGKAELAAAALERSVRAGLEIGDLLARDRDFDPVRTKAPFLQAMQRIETWGRRQQERKGHLLLLEAPTRVVCRIHIPEAYSSESPVPLVIGLHGYRSSAEIFASLYGRFRNPNFIYVALQAPYLETFRQEPGFSWIRPDANGEELDEDLMTSEQCILAVLARLQTSYSIDQVFLLGFSQGAALALRTGLHHPDRFSGTAAFGGGNPADWISEDPPPGAKKLPILIAQGREDLRVSLQEMRKGVETMSTAGYRVSVLEFEGGHDLPADALESLQRWMKGESLSEPGETK from the coding sequence ATGAATATCCCGATTCGTATGCTGAGGCTTTCTCTGATCTTTCTTCTGATTTTTGGATCCATCCCCCTTCTGGCAAAAAACCGCAAGGAAGAGAAAACGGATCCTCTCGATCCCGCATCCCTCACCTTTCTGGATGTCGATCTCGAAAATCTATATCAGCAGGCCATGTCGCTCTATGCCCTGGGGCGGTACGAAGCGGCGGCGAGTGCATTTCTGGCCTATCTCCAGAACGATATTCGGGACAGCCATGCCCTGTACGCGCTGGCTTCCTGTTACGGACGGCTGGGAAAGGCGGAACTTGCCGCGGCGGCACTGGAGCGCTCCGTACGGGCAGGGTTGGAGATCGGAGATCTCCTGGCGCGTGACCGGGATTTCGATCCGGTTCGGACGAAGGCTCCCTTCCTTCAGGCAATGCAGAGAATCGAGACGTGGGGGAGGCGTCAGCAGGAAAGGAAGGGACATCTTCTCCTTCTTGAGGCACCCACACGCGTGGTCTGCAGGATTCACATTCCCGAAGCCTATTCTTCAGAAAGTCCGGTTCCCCTCGTTATCGGTCTGCACGGATATCGATCCAGTGCAGAGATCTTTGCTTCCCTTTACGGACGCTTCAGGAACCCAAACTTTATCTATGTCGCCCTTCAGGCTCCCTATCTTGAAACCTTCCGACAGGAACCCGGGTTTTCCTGGATCCGGCCGGATGCAAACGGGGAAGAGCTTGATGAGGATCTCATGACTTCCGAGCAATGCATTCTGGCTGTTCTGGCACGCTTACAGACTTCCTATTCCATCGATCAGGTCTTTCTTCTCGGGTTTTCCCAGGGGGCGGCTCTGGCCCTGCGGACCGGCCTGCACCATCCGGATCGATTCTCCGGCACTGCCGCCTTTGGGGGAGGGAATCCGGCAGACTGGATCTCTGAAGATCCGCCTCCTGGGGCAAAGAAACTGCCGATTCTGATCGCCCAGGGCCGGGAGGATCTGCGTGTCTCCCTCCAGGAAATGCGAAAGGGTGTCGAGACCATGAGTACGGCCGGTTACCGCGTTTCAGTTCTGGAGTTTGAAGGAGGTCATGACCTCCCGGCAGATGCTCTTGAGTCCCTTCAGCGATGGATGAAGGGAGAATCTCTCAGTGAGCCGGGGGAAACGAAATGA